In the genome of Chryseobacterium arthrosphaerae, one region contains:
- a CDS encoding DUF6443 domain-containing protein has protein sequence MKKIVFIGSFLMTFGQIFAQSISPSNTKNYIYTKDCLDADCIKKAETVQYFDGLGRPKQIVGVKASPTQKDVVGHIEYDADGRISKSYLPVPQTGTQNGAIYENPLNNAANPEIYGAEKIYSKQVLENFPLARVKETYNVGNAWSDKPVRYGYSTNTSASEVKKYGISTSWAENRTDSQLSFSGAYYPVNSLMKTSVTDEDGNVMTEYKNGKNQVILIRKNDGAHNLDTYYLYNEYNQLTFVIPPLASVLTIIDETKQNSLCYQYRYDEFGRLVEKKVPGKGWEYMVYDKQDRLVATQDAELKKKGQWLYNKYDLLGRVAITGVSTGGERSQEQNIVNGYGSNSVNRINTAFFERQGMDVYYDNPDTTYPNSTKWVTLLSLNYYDTYPPLPSGMIIPAQILGQDVLSQDAQNSSISTKSLPTASYVKNVEDDRWTRMYSFYDTKGRSIGVYSANYLGGYTITETEVDFMGVTQRSITKHKRTNVDIEKTVTETFEYDPQSRLLAHKHQVDSNPVEILTQNTYNELSQVKNKKVGGTSTVGSVQDIDYAYNIRGWMTKINDPKNLNGKLFGYEIKYNQVEGLQTPNAEYTDLQVKPRYNGNIAEVDWKTASTPNDNLRRYGYTYDAANRLLAGFYQRDDNPSAQEYYEKVDYDLNGNITKLKRTGAKANETVAAAIDNLTYDYAGNRLLTITDSSMDYRGYPDTSANTNVMTYYEENGNLKSQKDKGILDIKYNYLDLPNYITFDKTYIPRFILEGNERVNVNTRYLYRADGVKLSKTYTYGSGKTNLETSSITDYLDGFQYERISTGGKLDQPVSLKFVPTSEGYYDFENSRYIYNYKDHLGNVRLSYYKNTNGNMEVLEENNYYPFGLKHNGYNLMAGNPGYRYGYNGHELQDETGWYDYSFRNYMPDIGRFGVIDPLADTTLQSYSYASNNPILFIDFLGLKSTPPNNSNGYSIGQVWTDGEGWWQRVDSGWKNTKTNEMAVDEIELSGGGGGGSGFSLAGIISSAIISMGDSVNSMLTSAFFGLSSNQSMRNYQQNLSNFQLAVKNSKAAQSTEEAERFLFLELPASFAGGELISLGWRAANLSRFICRPLGNLSKGLIKLCFREGTLVATEKGSKKIEDIQEGDLVWSYNEETGKKELKKVVELSRNTSSSLVKISVNGTEITCTPEHPFYVNGNWVEAKDLIQGMLLTTLDGKTSPVESIKFLDEKVKVYNFEVEGNHNYYVSEKGILVHNDCHFTNELLGYVGKYTQVFDGSVNMGWLTGDIMEVQVSGIVRANSAPKNAVFKALTEGAESMARKYGMSEVRIQFNMVMNQNLKHNSLWAREYGYFFSREGDTVFWEKVLH, from the coding sequence ATGAAAAAGATAGTATTTATCGGAAGTTTTTTGATGACTTTTGGACAAATATTTGCACAGAGCATTTCGCCTTCCAATACAAAAAACTATATATATACAAAGGACTGTCTGGATGCCGATTGTATAAAAAAAGCAGAAACCGTCCAGTACTTTGATGGATTGGGAAGGCCTAAGCAAATCGTTGGGGTAAAAGCTTCCCCAACACAGAAAGATGTAGTAGGCCATATAGAATATGATGCTGACGGAAGGATTTCAAAATCATACTTGCCTGTTCCACAAACAGGAACACAGAATGGAGCGATCTATGAAAACCCTCTGAATAATGCGGCCAACCCTGAAATTTATGGTGCAGAAAAAATATATTCTAAACAGGTTTTGGAAAATTTTCCATTGGCACGAGTAAAGGAAACCTACAATGTCGGAAACGCATGGTCTGATAAACCTGTAAGATATGGTTACAGTACCAATACTTCAGCGAGTGAAGTTAAAAAATATGGTATCTCCACTTCGTGGGCAGAGAACAGAACAGATTCCCAATTAAGCTTTAGCGGGGCTTATTATCCTGTTAATTCTTTAATGAAAACATCCGTTACTGATGAAGATGGAAATGTAATGACGGAATATAAAAATGGGAAAAATCAGGTTATACTGATCAGAAAAAATGATGGAGCACATAACCTTGATACCTATTACTTATATAATGAATACAATCAACTTACTTTTGTTATTCCTCCATTGGCGTCGGTTTTGACAATAATTGATGAAACCAAACAAAATAGTCTTTGTTACCAATATAGATATGATGAGTTTGGAAGGCTGGTAGAAAAGAAAGTACCCGGAAAAGGCTGGGAATATATGGTGTATGATAAACAGGATAGATTGGTTGCTACTCAGGATGCTGAATTAAAGAAGAAAGGACAATGGTTGTATAACAAATATGATCTGTTGGGAAGAGTGGCTATTACCGGGGTATCTACAGGAGGGGAAAGATCTCAGGAACAAAATATAGTCAACGGATATGGTTCAAACAGTGTCAATAGAATCAATACTGCATTTTTTGAAAGACAAGGCATGGATGTCTATTATGATAATCCGGATACCACCTATCCCAATTCAACGAAGTGGGTAACCTTATTATCTTTAAACTATTATGATACCTATCCGCCACTTCCTTCAGGTATGATTATCCCTGCTCAGATTTTAGGTCAGGATGTATTATCACAGGATGCACAAAATTCATCGATCAGTACAAAATCATTACCTACTGCTTCTTATGTGAAAAATGTAGAAGATGACCGATGGACTAGGATGTATAGCTTTTATGACACAAAAGGCAGAAGTATAGGAGTGTATTCTGCTAATTATTTAGGAGGATATACCATAACTGAAACTGAAGTTGACTTTATGGGAGTAACTCAGCGTTCAATTACAAAACATAAAAGAACAAATGTTGATATTGAAAAAACTGTTACAGAAACATTTGAATATGATCCCCAAAGCAGATTATTAGCACATAAACATCAGGTAGACAGTAATCCTGTTGAAATTTTGACTCAGAATACATATAATGAGCTTTCTCAGGTGAAGAATAAGAAGGTGGGCGGAACTTCCACGGTTGGCTCTGTGCAGGATATTGATTATGCTTATAACATCAGAGGCTGGATGACGAAGATCAATGATCCTAAAAACCTGAACGGAAAATTGTTTGGTTATGAGATAAAGTATAATCAGGTAGAAGGATTGCAAACTCCAAATGCTGAATATACTGATCTTCAGGTGAAACCAAGATACAACGGAAATATTGCTGAAGTAGATTGGAAAACAGCAAGTACCCCGAACGATAATTTACGAAGGTATGGATATACTTATGACGCTGCCAATAGGCTTTTAGCAGGTTTTTATCAGAGGGACGACAATCCGTCTGCACAGGAATATTATGAAAAAGTAGATTATGATTTAAATGGAAATATCACTAAATTAAAAAGAACCGGAGCAAAAGCAAATGAAACAGTAGCCGCAGCAATAGATAACCTTACTTATGATTATGCAGGGAACAGACTGCTGACCATTACTGATTCTTCCATGGATTACAGAGGGTATCCTGATACTTCTGCGAATACTAATGTGATGACGTACTATGAAGAAAACGGAAATCTGAAAAGCCAGAAAGATAAAGGTATTCTTGATATAAAGTATAATTATCTTGATCTTCCGAATTATATTACGTTTGATAAAACATATATTCCCCGGTTTATACTTGAGGGAAATGAAAGAGTAAATGTTAACACCCGATACTTGTACCGTGCAGATGGAGTAAAACTTAGTAAGACTTATACGTACGGATCTGGAAAAACAAATCTGGAAACCTCTTCAATAACAGATTATTTAGATGGTTTTCAGTATGAACGGATCAGCACGGGAGGAAAGCTGGACCAACCTGTATCTTTAAAGTTTGTTCCTACCTCAGAGGGATATTATGATTTTGAGAATAGCAGATATATTTACAACTATAAAGACCATTTAGGAAATGTACGTTTGAGTTATTATAAAAATACGAACGGCAATATGGAAGTTCTTGAAGAAAATAACTACTATCCTTTTGGTCTTAAACATAACGGATATAACCTGATGGCCGGAAATCCAGGTTACCGATACGGATATAACGGTCATGAGTTACAGGACGAAACAGGCTGGTATGACTATAGCTTTAGAAATTATATGCCTGATATCGGAAGGTTTGGAGTGATTGATCCATTAGCTGATACAACTTTGCAGTCCTATTCCTATGCCAGCAATAATCCTATTCTGTTTATAGATTTTCTGGGGCTAAAATCTACACCTCCAAACAACAGTAACGGATATTCTATCGGCCAGGTATGGACAGACGGAGAAGGCTGGTGGCAAAGAGTGGATAGTGGATGGAAAAACACTAAAACTAATGAAATGGCAGTTGATGAAATTGAATTAAGCGGCGGAGGTGGCGGAGGCAGCGGCTTTTCTCTTGCAGGCATAATTTCCAGCGCCATTATCAGCATGGGAGATAGCGTAAACAGCATGCTTACAAGCGCATTTTTTGGATTAAGCTCAAACCAGTCTATGCGTAATTACCAACAAAACCTTTCCAATTTTCAGCTGGCAGTAAAAAACAGTAAGGCAGCACAAAGTACTGAAGAAGCAGAGCGATTCTTGTTTTTGGAGCTTCCTGCATCTTTTGCAGGTGGAGAACTTATTTCATTGGGTTGGAGAGCGGCCAATCTTAGCCGTTTTATTTGCAGACCATTAGGAAACTTAAGCAAAGGGTTGATAAAATTATGCTTTAGGGAAGGTACTTTAGTAGCCACGGAAAAAGGAAGCAAAAAGATTGAAGACATACAAGAGGGAGATCTTGTCTGGAGCTACAATGAAGAAACAGGCAAAAAAGAACTGAAGAAAGTAGTAGAACTATCCCGCAATACTTCTTCTTCATTAGTGAAAATCTCTGTAAACGGAACTGAAATTACCTGTACACCGGAACACCCGTTCTATGTAAACGGAAACTGGGTGGAAGCCAAAGACCTTATTCAAGGAATGCTTTTAACTACTTTAGATGGCAAAACTTCTCCTGTAGAATCTATAAAGTTCTTGGATGAGAAAGTAAAAGTCTATAACTTTGAAGTAGAAGGTAATCATAATTATTATGTTTCTGAGAAAGGCATTT
- a CDS encoding DUF5977 domain-containing protein — MKNYIYKALITMIMLFYANYKGQNEPIELQKNDHLSNSNVNVHNGIPDISLPLFNIPALSNINIGISISYSAEGVSAHKMISDVGKGWSLQYGGSIFKNNLKNVNDYLSSDTTKESSSEIYYYSFLGKSGRFYIGKDQASNELVAVELQPSNNKIIITKNSGTTNKVSSFNIIDENGNSYLFDKINIDKFHFGYQNTQQELPSNTKVGNSAFLLSSITNNKNQQVATFEYETTTELVSQFIGTVQDNKIKKINVTGYGSIEFKYKFNPAPHSVQNKGNADWYQVDKLILRDKNNNIINQYAFLGDGTFLNYLHNLDKNNNIVSKHTFEYNRIFGVPENVDTFGYVNFYDPCSLDEGVLISPSGTNPKTANLNSLKTINLPTGGRIEYEFESNSIAEGNAAYNDLCTGGACYDYYDLDKVYTLNFDTNDPSINYDLNLPSGYKGNLYVKYSYSLYPYPPSKPGVSNEIQYDLLQPDGSVSFSNDYINPMSTYPCPSIRVFPYSGSKVFLSGARRGYGKLEFYRIKEARKHNNKLGYGLRIKSIKNYDAESVVPSKWVEYEYNKFSDPLITSGESIDEDLGIPGDYFQENISNRIIGYSNIKVTNKLDHTYIKYFFYSSDEIFNLSGLTYSFINFSGYLTRAGLMKKKEIYGNNNDLIQESEFSYQPEILTFSNIKYDGQPIKKVIIKKETKTIKDKIDGVFLTNTLENQYESLYNNVISRKQISYDGSVIESNFKYANEKNIQKLLNANIVSTPLETEVKNDGIVVGKSEVKLDNPSTLYPTSALTYNVQNQNSSKKITFNNYDDKGNLRETSAENGIPTATIWGYHQTQAIAKIVGATYTDIANLSSVTAAVSASDADDDDSSNEAALILALDNMRKDIALKNYLVETYTYDPIVGVTSKTSANGFREIYVYDPSHRISQILDKDGKVLKKYDYHYSPTIYANDEMGNEYIANNCSIGYLPNKYTYLVPAKKYFSLISQDDANQKALQDIQANGQNITNQNAGCTPLSCTISKGYDIAVLNSASLTMPNTSSFRLQMNFPYDSSLSWAIGQTVGKINGNCIEAITGTMSFAGRTFTYGNWKITIYPNGNIFAKLTTGSSSLPNGTIVNFDITFPISF, encoded by the coding sequence ATGAAAAATTATATATACAAAGCCTTAATCACAATGATTATGCTTTTCTATGCAAATTATAAGGGGCAGAATGAACCGATAGAACTTCAAAAAAACGATCATCTAAGTAATTCTAATGTCAATGTTCATAATGGAATTCCAGATATAAGTCTACCTCTTTTTAATATACCTGCATTATCAAATATTAATATTGGAATATCAATTTCTTACTCTGCTGAAGGTGTTTCTGCCCATAAAATGATTAGTGATGTAGGAAAAGGCTGGAGCTTACAGTATGGGGGAAGTATTTTTAAAAATAACCTGAAGAATGTCAATGATTATTTAAGTTCAGATACAACCAAAGAATCATCTTCAGAAATTTATTATTATAGCTTTTTGGGTAAATCCGGTAGATTTTATATTGGAAAAGATCAGGCTTCAAATGAACTGGTTGCTGTAGAACTACAGCCTTCGAATAATAAAATAATCATTACTAAAAATAGTGGTACGACAAATAAAGTTTCTTCCTTCAACATTATTGACGAAAACGGAAATTCATATCTTTTTGATAAAATCAATATTGATAAGTTTCATTTTGGATACCAAAATACCCAACAGGAGCTTCCATCAAATACCAAAGTAGGTAATAGTGCCTTTTTACTATCATCAATAACAAATAATAAAAATCAGCAGGTTGCCACGTTTGAGTATGAAACTACAACAGAATTGGTGAGTCAATTTATTGGAACAGTACAAGATAACAAAATCAAAAAAATAAATGTTACTGGGTATGGAAGCATTGAATTTAAATATAAATTTAATCCTGCTCCGCACTCAGTTCAAAATAAAGGAAACGCAGATTGGTATCAGGTGGATAAATTAATCCTGAGAGACAAAAATAATAATATTATTAATCAATATGCTTTCCTGGGTGATGGAACATTTTTGAATTATCTTCACAATCTTGATAAAAATAATAATATTGTGAGTAAGCATACATTTGAGTATAACAGGATTTTTGGGGTTCCAGAGAATGTTGATACTTTTGGATATGTTAATTTTTATGATCCCTGTAGCTTGGATGAAGGGGTTCTGATCTCACCATCAGGGACCAATCCAAAAACAGCAAATTTAAATTCTTTAAAAACTATAAATTTACCGACAGGGGGGCGTATTGAATATGAATTTGAAAGCAATTCGATAGCAGAAGGAAATGCTGCTTACAATGATCTTTGTACTGGTGGTGCTTGTTATGATTATTATGATTTGGATAAAGTTTATACCCTCAATTTTGATACTAATGATCCTTCGATCAATTATGATTTAAATTTACCATCTGGATATAAAGGAAATCTATATGTAAAGTATTCATATTCTCTATATCCCTATCCTCCTTCAAAGCCAGGTGTTTCAAATGAAATACAATACGATCTGTTACAGCCTGATGGGAGTGTTTCATTTTCAAATGATTATATAAATCCCATGTCCACCTATCCATGCCCGTCAATTAGAGTTTTTCCATATTCGGGATCAAAAGTCTTTTTATCCGGAGCAAGACGAGGGTATGGAAAACTGGAATTTTATAGGATCAAAGAAGCAAGAAAGCACAATAATAAATTGGGGTATGGACTAAGAATAAAAAGTATTAAAAACTATGATGCAGAATCGGTGGTGCCTTCAAAATGGGTAGAATATGAATATAATAAATTCTCCGACCCTCTGATAACAAGCGGAGAAAGCATTGATGAAGATTTAGGAATTCCGGGCGATTATTTTCAAGAAAACATATCAAATAGAATCATTGGATATTCAAATATTAAAGTAACTAATAAATTAGATCATACCTATATAAAGTATTTTTTTTATAGTTCTGATGAAATATTTAATCTTTCAGGATTGACTTATTCATTTATAAACTTTAGCGGATATTTGACACGGGCGGGCCTCATGAAGAAAAAAGAAATATATGGAAATAATAATGATCTTATACAAGAGTCAGAATTCTCTTATCAGCCCGAAATTTTAACGTTCAGCAATATTAAATATGACGGACAGCCTATTAAAAAGGTCATTATAAAAAAAGAAACTAAAACAATAAAAGATAAAATAGACGGTGTTTTCTTAACTAATACATTAGAAAATCAATACGAAAGCCTATACAATAATGTAATTTCCCGTAAACAAATATCTTATGATGGATCGGTAATTGAAAGTAATTTCAAATATGCTAACGAAAAAAACATTCAAAAACTTCTTAATGCTAATATCGTGTCAACTCCTTTAGAAACAGAAGTTAAGAATGACGGAATAGTTGTGGGCAAATCGGAAGTGAAATTAGATAATCCGTCTACATTATATCCAACATCGGCATTAACATACAATGTTCAAAATCAAAATTCTTCAAAAAAAATCACTTTTAACAACTATGATGATAAAGGCAATTTAAGAGAAACCAGTGCAGAAAATGGTATTCCAACTGCTACTATTTGGGGATACCACCAAACGCAGGCTATAGCTAAAATAGTAGGGGCTACTTATACCGATATTGCAAATCTTAGTTCTGTTACTGCTGCTGTTTCTGCTTCAGATGCTGATGATGACGATTCCTCTAATGAAGCAGCATTGATTCTTGCTCTTGATAATATGAGAAAAGATATTGCGTTAAAGAATTATCTGGTTGAAACATATACCTATGACCCCATCGTTGGAGTCACAAGTAAGACTTCTGCCAATGGGTTTAGGGAAATTTATGTGTATGATCCTTCTCATAGAATATCTCAAATTTTAGATAAAGACGGAAAAGTTCTAAAAAAATATGATTATCATTATTCTCCTACGATTTATGCAAATGACGAAATGGGTAATGAGTATATTGCTAATAACTGTTCCATAGGATATTTACCTAATAAATATACCTACTTAGTTCCTGCCAAGAAATATTTTTCGTTAATAAGCCAGGATGATGCCAATCAAAAGGCACTACAGGACATTCAGGCTAACGGGCAAAATATCACTAATCAGAATGCAGGATGTACACCATTGTCATGTACGATTTCTAAGGGATATGATATTGCTGTATTAAATAGTGCATCTCTAACTATGCCAAATACATCTAGTTTTAGATTACAGATGAACTTTCCTTATGATAGCAGTCTTTCCTGGGCAATTGGTCAAACGGTTGGGAAAATAAATGGGAATTGTATAGAAGCTATAACAGGCACAATGAGTTTTGCAGGAAGAACATTTACTTATGGAAATTGGAAAATTACTATTTATCCTAATGGAAATATTTTTGCAAAGCTTACAACAGGATCATCATCATTGCCTAATGGTACAATAGTGAATTTCGATATTACATTTCCAATTAGTTTTTAA
- a CDS encoding T9SS type A sorting domain-containing protein, producing MKKLYTGAFTLCTILGVSAQEVVWQKDIQSSTQDFLSQVTTTIDQQYLITGSSIQSNKQQASGSKQNNGYDFHLVKLNQQGDQVWEKYFSGKNHDYLSATVTTQDGGFLLAGTSYSGKGLDKRENSRGGSDIWLIRLNEFGDELWQKTLGTSSDEEARSVIQTTDLGFFVAGNVQNSSKGYGSKDVWITRLDKDGKELSQLILGGKGLDEVEKMIPTKDGGALLGIYSRSSEFRDSGSGISTSESKSSTTNTASRNLSSATSTALSQMPKASSNFGEGDYWIVKLDKNGKVEWEKNYGGKGDDHIRTLALTSTGYVIGGESRSERSGNKTVGIQEGTDLWLIALNERGDEQWQKSYNFKNRDVLMGMSVITKSQESRTKSQDVTTGILLGGYTQAEGRIEKDDETFWMLYLDQNGNEQWRKHVAGESRQREERLSDLKLNRDGSIILAGTSAKELGKENWKIIKLGDKQVSQLIEKQDIRIYPNPVSDYTYVEIGFDFKEAEILLYDMSGRQLQSLKTKNNVTKINTQNLVQGAYLVTIKTNNNKTANSKLIKK from the coding sequence ATGAAAAAACTCTACACAGGTGCATTTACCTTATGCACAATCCTTGGGGTATCCGCCCAGGAAGTGGTATGGCAGAAAGACATCCAATCTTCCACCCAGGATTTTCTCAGCCAGGTTACCACCACCATTGATCAGCAATACCTTATCACGGGAAGCTCTATTCAAAGCAATAAGCAGCAGGCTTCAGGCAGTAAGCAGAATAATGGTTACGATTTCCATCTGGTAAAACTCAACCAGCAGGGAGATCAGGTCTGGGAAAAATATTTCTCGGGGAAGAATCATGACTATCTGTCAGCCACCGTTACCACCCAGGACGGAGGCTTCCTTCTGGCCGGAACCTCCTATTCTGGGAAAGGACTCGATAAGAGAGAGAATTCCAGAGGAGGATCCGATATCTGGTTGATCAGGCTTAATGAATTCGGCGATGAACTATGGCAGAAAACATTGGGAACTTCCTCAGATGAAGAAGCCCGATCAGTCATTCAAACCACCGATTTAGGATTCTTTGTTGCCGGCAATGTCCAGAACTCATCCAAAGGCTACGGTTCCAAAGACGTCTGGATCACAAGACTTGATAAAGATGGCAAAGAACTCTCACAGCTTATTTTAGGCGGAAAAGGTCTGGATGAAGTTGAAAAAATGATTCCAACGAAAGACGGTGGAGCCTTACTGGGAATTTATTCCAGGAGCTCCGAGTTCCGTGATTCAGGTTCCGGTATCAGCACCTCTGAAAGCAAATCATCAACTACAAATACTGCAAGCCGTAACCTTTCATCTGCCACCTCTACAGCCCTTAGCCAGATGCCAAAAGCCAGCAGCAACTTCGGTGAAGGCGACTACTGGATTGTAAAACTGGACAAGAATGGAAAAGTAGAATGGGAAAAGAACTATGGCGGGAAAGGAGATGACCATATCAGAACTTTAGCCTTGACATCCACTGGTTATGTCATTGGTGGCGAATCCAGATCCGAAAGATCGGGAAACAAAACAGTAGGTATCCAAGAAGGTACTGACTTATGGTTAATCGCCCTAAACGAAAGAGGTGATGAGCAGTGGCAAAAATCCTACAACTTCAAGAACCGAGATGTTCTGATGGGAATGAGTGTGATTACAAAGAGCCAGGAATCAAGAACCAAGAGCCAAGATGTTACAACAGGAATATTGCTGGGTGGCTACACTCAGGCTGAAGGCAGGATAGAAAAAGATGATGAAACCTTCTGGATGCTGTATCTGGATCAGAATGGCAATGAGCAGTGGCGAAAACATGTGGCAGGAGAATCAAGACAGAGAGAAGAAAGACTTTCAGATTTGAAACTGAACCGGGATGGTTCTATAATCCTGGCCGGGACCAGTGCCAAAGAACTGGGGAAAGAAAACTGGAAGATTATAAAGCTGGGAGACAAGCAGGTTAGTCAGCTGATCGAAAAACAGGATATCAGGATTTATCCGAACCCGGTCTCCGATTATACTTATGTAGAAATCGGCTTTGATTTCAAAGAAGCTGAAATTCTGTTGTATGATATGAGCGGAAGGCAGCTTCAGAGTCTGAAGACAAAGAATAATGTGACCAAGATCAATACACAGAACCTTGTACAGGGCGCTTATCTGGTGACGATAAAAACGAATAACAATAAAACGGCAAATTCCAAATTGATTAAAAAGTAA
- a CDS encoding alpha/beta fold hydrolase, with translation MKTLIVFFILFTSIITVSAQGKGSEGFYETSDHVRIKYKVSGTGEPCIYIPGGPGQGYPSFELLGGSSLEKNMQMIYMDQRGSGKSAKSADYHLDTMLQDIEELRQHLKLKKVFLLAHSFGGIIAVNYAKKYPQHTKGLILSNITLHFLNDDSVKEQIEYGNSLLQRKNKAIPKDSLSAELSKISTALRKKRIGYKFLTEDVETIKKMDKVDSLHPRIIDFGMAVISKPEEFPEYYADYAPITKDIKVSVLVITGKKDKAVGTLHYKTFQFPHQKVVVIDGGHLLYYERNREFVSEIERFVREVK, from the coding sequence ATGAAAACACTCATCGTATTTTTTATTTTATTCACCAGCATCATTACTGTTTCAGCTCAAGGCAAAGGATCTGAAGGCTTCTATGAGACCTCAGACCATGTCAGGATAAAGTACAAGGTTTCCGGAACAGGAGAGCCCTGCATTTATATTCCCGGAGGACCGGGACAGGGATATCCGTCATTTGAACTTTTAGGAGGAAGCAGTCTTGAAAAAAATATGCAGATGATTTATATGGACCAGAGAGGCTCAGGAAAATCCGCAAAGTCTGCAGACTATCATTTGGATACAATGCTTCAGGATATTGAAGAACTGAGACAACATCTGAAACTGAAAAAAGTATTTCTGCTTGCCCACTCATTTGGGGGAATTATTGCTGTTAATTACGCCAAAAAATATCCTCAGCATACCAAAGGACTCATCCTCTCCAATATCACCCTTCACTTTCTGAATGATGACTCTGTAAAAGAACAGATTGAATATGGAAACAGCCTTTTACAACGTAAAAACAAAGCCATTCCTAAAGACAGTCTTTCTGCAGAACTTTCAAAAATAAGCACTGCATTAAGAAAGAAAAGAATCGGATATAAATTCCTCACAGAGGATGTTGAAACCATTAAAAAGATGGATAAAGTGGATTCTCTCCATCCGCGAATTATTGATTTCGGTATGGCTGTGATTTCAAAGCCTGAAGAATTTCCGGAATATTATGCTGATTACGCACCAATAACAAAAGACATCAAAGTATCGGTGCTGGTAATTACAGGAAAAAAAGATAAAGCCGTAGGAACCCTGCACTATAAGACCTTTCAGTTCCCCCATCAGAAAGTGGTAGTTATCGATGGCGGACATCTTTTGTATTATGAGAGAAATAGGGAGTTTGTGAGTGAAATTGAAAGATTTGTACGTGAAGTAAAATAA
- a CDS encoding malate dehydrogenase — MKVTVVGAGAVGASCAEYIAMKNFCSEVVLVDIKEGFAEGKAMDLMQTASLNGFDTKITGTTGDYSKTAGSHVAVITSGIPRKPGMTREELIGINAGIVKEVTENLVKHSPEVIIIVVSNPMDTMAYLVHKTSGLPKHKIIGMGGALDSARFKYRLAEALEAPISDVDGMVIAAHSDTGMLPLLSKATRNGVPVTEFLNDDQQKYVIEETKVGGATLTKLLGTSAWYAPGAAVSVMVQAIACDQKKMIPCSLMLEGEYGQNDICLGVPAIIGANGVEQIVNVTLTAEEQLKFAEAANAVREVNGDLKF, encoded by the coding sequence ATGAAAGTAACTGTAGTAGGTGCAGGCGCTGTAGGAGCAAGCTGTGCAGAATACATCGCAATGAAGAACTTCTGTTCAGAAGTAGTTTTGGTAGACATTAAAGAAGGGTTTGCTGAAGGTAAAGCAATGGATTTGATGCAGACAGCATCTCTTAACGGATTTGATACAAAAATTACCGGAACAACAGGAGACTATAGCAAAACTGCAGGTTCTCATGTAGCTGTAATCACTTCAGGGATTCCAAGAAAGCCTGGAATGACAAGAGAAGAATTAATCGGTATCAATGCAGGTATCGTAAAAGAAGTTACTGAAAACTTAGTAAAACATTCTCCGGAAGTAATCATCATTGTGGTTTCTAACCCAATGGATACTATGGCTTATTTAGTACACAAAACTTCAGGTCTTCCTAAGCACAAAATCATCGGAATGGGTGGTGCATTAGACTCTGCAAGATTCAAATACAGATTGGCTGAAGCTTTGGAAGCTCCGATTTCTGATGTTGACGGGATGGTAATTGCTGCTCACAGTGATACCGGTATGCTTCCGTTACTGAGCAAAGCTACAAGAAACGGTGTTCCTGTAACTGAGTTTTTAAATGATGATCAGCAAAAATATGTAATCGAAGAAACTAAAGTAGGTGGTGCTACCCTTACAAAATTATTAGGTACTTCAGCCTGGTATGCTCCAGGAGCAGCTGTTTCTGTAATGGTTCAGGCCATTGCATGCGATCAGAAAAAAATGATCCCTTGTTCTTTAATGCTTGAAGGAGAGTACGGACAAAACGATATCTGTTTAGGAGTTCCTGCGATCATCGGAGCTAACGGAGTAGAGCAAATTGTAAACGTAACATTGACTGCTGAAGAGCAATTGAAATTCGCTGAAGCTGCTAATGCAGTGAGAGAGGTGAACGGAGATTTGAAATTCTAA